The Porites lutea chromosome 11, jaPorLute2.1, whole genome shotgun sequence genome includes a region encoding these proteins:
- the LOC140952329 gene encoding ciliary microtubule inner protein 2C-like, which translates to MEKMTLLTTNMDIYRHPRHVPGYLGYTPRIKFTYGETYGNTTARWFQDYRASQLNTSKERMGRGGDKFLPFPTYYTNNPDHVLGARTSSRDRWLASPKYKLLNLDDRDTAIKKYDKTAQQHREHYRDKTETVSPVRIFILPKIFHDTKCHRIPVEAKTANEEKAIAYANKVYRTMKAEPLAKSSVETRRIRDVFFERR; encoded by the exons ATGGAGAAAATGACTTTACTCACGACTAACATGGATATTTATCGGCATCCAAGACATGTACCCGG CTACCTTGGATACACACCGCGTATCAAGTTTACTTATGGAGAAACTTATGGTAACACAACTGCCCGCTGGTTTCAAGACTACCGGGCCTCACAGCTCAACACAAGTAAAGAACGTATGGGGAGGGGTGGAGATAAGTTTCTACCCTTTCCAACGTACTACACAAATAACCCAGATCACGTGCTTGGCGCACGCACGAGCTCAAGAGATCGTTGGCTTGCCTCACCGAAGTACAAGCTTTTGAACTTAGACGACAGAGATACAGCCATCAAAAAATACGACAAG ACTGCTCAACAGCATCGTGAACATTACCGAGACAAAACAGAAACAGTTTCACCAGTGAGGATATTTATTTTaccaaaaatatttcatgacacCAAATGCCACAGAATTCCAGT GGAGGCTAAAACAGCAAACGAAGAAAAAGCTATCGCTTACGCAAACAAAGTTTACAGAACCATGAAGGCAGAACCGCTAGCGAAGTCATCGGTTGAAACACGCCGAATACGAGACGTGTTCTTCGAGAGGAGATAG